In Malania oleifera isolate guangnan ecotype guangnan chromosome 8, ASM2987363v1, whole genome shotgun sequence, a single window of DNA contains:
- the LOC131161547 gene encoding uncharacterized protein LOC131161547 isoform X1, with translation MAVAVAQPQHGIQIVSCPKCRYQYELVSGDIVIIKSQKISMDVPAWERTLNFLQMMRESSAAAVHFVVDGQRNVFLLLTYSIMINASMVGFLKGQRDDSLILAHAAKSIKYSLHLFYKMTSLRSNSTKFRLFYSRMTNNKAKKIDTS, from the exons ATGGCTGTTGCAGTTGCACAACCCCAACATGGGATTCAG ATAGTGTCTTGTCCCAAGTGCCGCTACCAGTATGAGCTTGTTTCTGGAGACATAGTTATTATCAAGTCACAAAAAATCAG CATGGATGTTCCGGCATGGGAAAGAACCCTAAACTTCCTGCAGATGATGAGAGAAAGCAGTGCAGCTGCCGTTCACTTCGTTGTG GATGGACAAAGGAATGTATTTCTACTCCTTACTTATTCTATTATGATTAATGCATCCATGGTGGGTTTTCTCAAAGGGCAGAGAG ATGACTCGTTAATATTAGCTCATGCAGCTAAGAGTATAAAGTATTCTCTGCATTTGTTCTATAAAATGACTAGTTTAAGAAGCAACTCTACAAAATTTCGGTTGTTTTACTCTAGAATGACTAATAATAAGGCTAAGAAGATAGATACTTCATAG
- the LOC131161547 gene encoding uncharacterized protein LOC131161547 isoform X2 has protein sequence MAVAVAQPQHGIQIVSCPKCRYQYELVSGDIVIIKSQKISMDVPAWERTLNFLQMMRESSAAAVHFVVHIEGKRKMEAMKDLMFIFLAYSMQIQEQKKKTFVFQFVIAFGFLVCNNALHA, from the exons ATGGCTGTTGCAGTTGCACAACCCCAACATGGGATTCAG ATAGTGTCTTGTCCCAAGTGCCGCTACCAGTATGAGCTTGTTTCTGGAGACATAGTTATTATCAAGTCACAAAAAATCAG CATGGATGTTCCGGCATGGGAAAGAACCCTAAACTTCCTGCAGATGATGAGAGAAAGCAGTGCAGCTGCCGTTCACTTCGTTGTG cacatAGAAGGCaaaaggaaaatggaagctaTGAAGGACTTAATGTTCATATTTCTGGCATATTCCATGCAGAttcaagagcaaaagaagaagacgtttgtttttcaatttgtaattgcatttggatttctggtatgtaataatgcactgcatgcatga
- the LOC131161547 gene encoding uncharacterized protein LOC131161547 isoform X3, translated as MAVAVAQPQHGIQIVSCPKCRYQYELVSGDIVIIKSQKISMDVPAWERTLNFLQMMRESSAAAVHFVVDFLLQLFESIETPLNFIGWTKECISTPYLFYYD; from the exons ATGGCTGTTGCAGTTGCACAACCCCAACATGGGATTCAG ATAGTGTCTTGTCCCAAGTGCCGCTACCAGTATGAGCTTGTTTCTGGAGACATAGTTATTATCAAGTCACAAAAAATCAG CATGGATGTTCCGGCATGGGAAAGAACCCTAAACTTCCTGCAGATGATGAGAGAAAGCAGTGCAGCTGCCGTTCACTTCGTTGTG GACTTTCTGCTTCAACTTTTTGAGTCCATTGAAACTCCTCTTAACTTCATAGGATGGACAAAGGAATGTATTTCTACTCCTTACTTATTCTATTATGATTAA